A single Spartinivicinus poritis DNA region contains:
- a CDS encoding GspE/PulE family protein: MTNEELEQAVIDYITKNNMIAPSKLIQAKIITSYSDNLIYEVLHDLNLLTVEQLNEVLSEVTGYPVTDPLYEITQRTIPEELFNLFSNELVLKHIVFPFRLEDEHVHVAMSNPTDSKLVEELEKNCGKAIKRHVCYFKTILRAIVRHYPYAEGKEFNDVIEETIDEVTGKKDIEPYVSIWTEPLGQALQREISLFTKHAEAPREGEVGVSILIQKVLDYAIYIGATDIHIEPYEDAIKVRLRKDGILATQWYLPKIIQSRFFNRLKVMAKLQPTLKTQAQNGSFTYENVVDTGVDIRIATVPSIYGERFALRLLDKNKRILSLTDLGMSDEEYDKLIVHLNSKQGLILVVGPTGSGKTTTIYAALEYLNRDDCSIMTLESPIEYQMRGINQIHVDFFKNYSFDEAFEDVLRQDPDIILLGEILDQASAETAIMAAATGHLIFSTLHATCSAFAVPRLLSLGATASILSDVLQVVLAQRLIRVLCPHCKKRDSLSKKRLKILGLSESQLGGGRYFVANGCDKCNQRGYYGQIGVFELLIVDENIRDMILKGNTGMEIYHYAIQQGMIPLFSDAMDKAKAGITSLDEVVYRIPTEPHIITDISKPAKGHLRRA; encoded by the coding sequence ATGACTAATGAAGAATTAGAACAAGCTGTAATTGATTATATTACAAAAAACAATATGATTGCCCCCTCCAAACTTATTCAGGCTAAAATCATTACCAGCTATTCAGACAACTTGATCTATGAAGTACTTCATGATCTCAATTTACTAACAGTTGAACAACTAAACGAAGTGCTTTCTGAAGTGACTGGCTACCCTGTAACCGATCCTCTTTATGAGATTACACAGCGTACCATCCCAGAAGAGCTCTTTAATTTATTTTCCAATGAATTAGTACTTAAACATATTGTATTTCCCTTTCGTCTTGAAGATGAGCATGTGCATGTTGCTATGTCTAACCCTACCGATAGTAAGCTGGTCGAAGAGTTAGAAAAAAACTGTGGTAAAGCAATCAAGCGCCATGTTTGTTATTTTAAAACCATCCTTCGAGCTATTGTTAGACATTACCCCTATGCAGAAGGCAAAGAGTTCAATGATGTTATTGAAGAAACAATTGACGAAGTGACTGGTAAAAAAGACATTGAACCCTATGTTAGTATTTGGACTGAACCACTTGGTCAAGCATTACAACGGGAAATATCACTATTTACTAAACATGCTGAAGCCCCTAGAGAGGGTGAAGTAGGTGTTTCTATTTTAATTCAAAAAGTACTTGATTATGCCATTTATATAGGTGCTACTGATATTCATATTGAACCTTATGAAGATGCAATAAAAGTTCGCTTAAGAAAAGATGGTATTCTAGCAACCCAGTGGTATTTACCTAAAATTATCCAATCTCGTTTTTTTAATCGATTAAAAGTAATGGCAAAGCTTCAGCCTACATTAAAAACGCAAGCACAAAATGGCAGTTTTACCTATGAAAATGTAGTTGATACAGGGGTAGACATTCGCATTGCAACAGTACCTAGTATCTATGGAGAACGCTTTGCACTACGGCTGCTAGACAAAAATAAACGTATTTTGTCTTTAACTGACCTTGGTATGAGTGACGAAGAATATGATAAGCTAATTGTTCACTTAAATTCAAAGCAAGGACTTATCTTAGTTGTTGGACCTACAGGCAGTGGAAAAACGACAACTATCTATGCAGCCTTAGAATATTTGAATAGAGATGACTGCTCTATAATGACACTGGAGTCTCCAATTGAATATCAAATGCGCGGCATAAATCAAATTCATGTGGATTTTTTCAAAAACTACAGTTTTGATGAAGCTTTTGAAGATGTTCTACGACAAGACCCAGATATTATTTTATTAGGTGAAATTCTTGATCAAGCCTCGGCAGAAACAGCTATTATGGCTGCTGCAACTGGCCATCTGATCTTCTCAACACTTCATGCCACCTGTTCGGCATTTGCTGTACCGCGCTTATTATCATTAGGTGCTACAGCATCCATTCTTTCAGATGTATTGCAGGTCGTGTTAGCACAGCGACTAATTCGTGTTTTATGCCCTCATTGTAAAAAACGTGACTCTTTAAGCAAGAAACGATTAAAAATATTAGGATTGTCAGAAAGTCAGCTAGGTGGTGGCCGTTATTTCGTAGCCAATGGTTGTGATAAATGTAATCAACGGGGTTACTATGGACAAATTGGTGTCTTTGAATTACTGATTGTGGATGAAAATATAAGGGATATGATATTAAAAGGTAATACTGGTATGGAAATTTACCACTATGCAATTCAGCAAGGAATGATTCCTTTATTTTCTGATGCCATGGATAAAGCCAAAGCAGGTATTACTTCATTAGATGAGGTTGTCTATCGAATACCAACAGAACCTCACATAATTACTGATATCAGTAAACCTGCCAAAGGTCACTTACGAAGAGCATAG